One window of Apium graveolens cultivar Ventura unplaced genomic scaffold, ASM990537v1 ctg4366, whole genome shotgun sequence genomic DNA carries:
- the LOC141701765 gene encoding kinesin-like protein KIN-14J: MVYCSDQTHSSLQKAFQQKCASKFREEKLQAKIKVLETLATETTEENEIEKMEIEKKKKLEEEDLVRLRKHKESSDSQVIALKEALARPVK, translated from the exons ATGGTGTATTGTTCAGATCAAACTCATTCCTCTTTACAGAAGGCATTTCAG CAAAAGTGTGCTTCCAAGTTTCGTGAGGAGAAGCTTCAGGCAAAGATAAAAGTACTGGAAACACTTGCAACAGAAACCACAGAAGAAAATGAG attgagaagatggaaattgagaaGAAGAAAAAACTTGAAGAAGAAGATTTAGTTAGGCTGCGGAAGCACAAAGAATCTAGTGATAGTCAGGTCATAGCACTCAAGGAAGCACTAGCTAGACCTGTAAAATAA